The following proteins are co-located in the Larus michahellis chromosome 9, bLarMic1.1, whole genome shotgun sequence genome:
- the UBAP1L gene encoding ubiquitin-associated protein 1-like isoform X4, whose protein sequence is MSYLDEVPFRMARSLDGDSGGENTLVTAPDIELPDCADILMSTMHDFSLERKVLYWVEVASQQQTSRHRVTSEVVPTAPPCWLLLVDPTDSYGGRARDGAVRRCISLSAADGSYGHTKGRGALSDTESETWHSEEDEYSEDDEYSSTSWEENDKDEKVSRRRNAGRGVPLRPAFYQTRPKTSPGLLEPPPENNSHCPASLDQSKQRRSMVIFNNMKNELEAARKKLAALVHPLNKAVGESREVPVPRPLPQRPHTSCSVTNGPATDASCLGTLVTAPPAAATSIPPIKQHKPTVPSLSPYACLPPASTPARPLSSHRSQPDSAADLLSALSQEERDLIEPVIALGYPTRKAILTLQKTGKQSLSQLLSYLGACDRLLKQGYEEGQVEEAMEMFQYSEKKAAEFLHLLAQFNDMGFQQNEIKEVLLLCGNQREKALEELVMKAQ, encoded by the exons ATGAGCTACCTGGACGAAGTTCCCTTCCGGATGGCCAGGAGCCTCGACGGGGACTCGGGGGGAGAAAACACTTTAGTCACCGCCCCGGACATCGAGCTCCCCGACTGTGCCGACATCCTCATGAGCACCATG CACGACTTCTCGCTGGAAAGAAAAGTGCTTTACTGGGTGGAGGTGGCCTCTCAGCAGCAAACCTCCCGGCACCGGGTCACCTCCGAAGTTGTCCCCACAGCTCCtccgtgctggctgctgctggtggacCCCACCGACAGCTACGGGGGGAGAGCGCGGGACGGTGCGGTGCGGCGCTGCATCAGCCTGAGTGCTGCCGACGGCAGCTACGGGCACACCAAGGGCAGAGGAGCCTTGTCCGACACCGAGAGCGAGACCTGGCACTCGGAGGAGGACGAGTACTCAGAGGATGACGAATACTCCTCGACCTCCTGGGAAGAGAACGACAAGGATGAAAAGGTCTCCAGGAGGAGAAATGCTGGGAGAGGTGTCCCTCTACGTCCTGCCTTTTACCAGACCAGACCAAAGACTTCGCCCGGCTTGCTGGAGCCCCCGCCGGAGAACAACAGCCACTGCCCGGCCAGCCTGGACCAGAGCAAGCAGAGAAGATCCATGGTGATATTTAACAACATGAAGAACGAGCTGGAAGCGGCCAGGAAGAAGCTGGCCGCTTTGGTGCATCCTTTGAACAAAGCCGTCGGGGAGAGCAGGGAGGTCCCGGTGCCACGGCCGCTCCCCCAGCGCCCCCACACCAGCTGCAGCGTCACCAACGGGCCAGCCACGGACGCGTCCTGCCTGGGGACATTGGTGACGGCTCCTCCGGCCGCGGCCACGTCCATCCCCCCGATCAAACAGCATAAGCCCACGGTGCCG TCCCTCAGCCCCTACgcctgcctcccccctgcctccaCGCCTGCGCGACCTCTCAGTTCCCACAGATCCCAGCCGGATTCGGCGGCCGACCTGCTCTCGGCGCTGAGCCAAGAGGAGCGAGACCTCATCGAGCCCGTCATAGCCTTGGGCTACCCCACCCGCAAAGCCATCCTCACCCTCCAGAAGACTGGGAAGCAAAGCTTGAGTCAG TTACTGAGCTACCTGGGTGCCTGCGACCGGCTGCTGAAGCAGGGCTACGAGGAAGGGCAGGTGGAGGAGGCCATGGAAATGTTCCAGTACTCGGAGAAAAAG gcGGCTGAATTCTTGCATTTGTTAGCTCAGTTCAACGATATGGGATTCcagcaaaatgaaatcaaagaaGTTCTTTTGCTCTGTGGGAATCAGAGGGAGAAGGCGCTGGAAGAGCTCGTGATGAAAGCCCAGTGA
- the UBAP1L gene encoding ubiquitin-associated protein 1-like isoform X3, with product MSYLDEVPFRMARSLDGDSGGENTLVTAPDIELPDCADILMSTMHDFSLERKVLYWVEVASQQQTSRHRVTSEVVPTAPPCWLLLVDPTDSYGGRARDGAVRRCISLSAADGSYGHTKGRGALSDTESETWHSEEDEYSEDDEYSSTSWEENDKDEKVSRRRNAGRGVPLRPAFYQTRPKTSPGLLEPPPENNSHCPASLDQSKQRRSMVIFNNMKNELEAARKKLAALVHPLNKAVGESREVPVPRPLPQRPHTSCSVTNGPATDASCLGTLVTAPPAAATSIPPIKQHKPTVPVRCFLLVTLVVESLSPYACLPPASTPARPLSSHRSQPDSAADLLSALSQEERDLIEPVIALGYPTRKAILTLQKTGKQSLSQLLSYLGACDRLLKQGYEEGQVEEAMEMFQYSEKKAAEFLHLLAQFNDMGFQQNEIKEVLLLCGNQREKALEELVMKAQ from the exons ATGAGCTACCTGGACGAAGTTCCCTTCCGGATGGCCAGGAGCCTCGACGGGGACTCGGGGGGAGAAAACACTTTAGTCACCGCCCCGGACATCGAGCTCCCCGACTGTGCCGACATCCTCATGAGCACCATG CACGACTTCTCGCTGGAAAGAAAAGTGCTTTACTGGGTGGAGGTGGCCTCTCAGCAGCAAACCTCCCGGCACCGGGTCACCTCCGAAGTTGTCCCCACAGCTCCtccgtgctggctgctgctggtggacCCCACCGACAGCTACGGGGGGAGAGCGCGGGACGGTGCGGTGCGGCGCTGCATCAGCCTGAGTGCTGCCGACGGCAGCTACGGGCACACCAAGGGCAGAGGAGCCTTGTCCGACACCGAGAGCGAGACCTGGCACTCGGAGGAGGACGAGTACTCAGAGGATGACGAATACTCCTCGACCTCCTGGGAAGAGAACGACAAGGATGAAAAGGTCTCCAGGAGGAGAAATGCTGGGAGAGGTGTCCCTCTACGTCCTGCCTTTTACCAGACCAGACCAAAGACTTCGCCCGGCTTGCTGGAGCCCCCGCCGGAGAACAACAGCCACTGCCCGGCCAGCCTGGACCAGAGCAAGCAGAGAAGATCCATGGTGATATTTAACAACATGAAGAACGAGCTGGAAGCGGCCAGGAAGAAGCTGGCCGCTTTGGTGCATCCTTTGAACAAAGCCGTCGGGGAGAGCAGGGAGGTCCCGGTGCCACGGCCGCTCCCCCAGCGCCCCCACACCAGCTGCAGCGTCACCAACGGGCCAGCCACGGACGCGTCCTGCCTGGGGACATTGGTGACGGCTCCTCCGGCCGCGGCCACGTCCATCCCCCCGATCAAACAGCATAAGCCCACGGTGCCGGTGAGGTGTTTTCTTCTGGTAACCCTTGTCGTGGAG TCCCTCAGCCCCTACgcctgcctcccccctgcctccaCGCCTGCGCGACCTCTCAGTTCCCACAGATCCCAGCCGGATTCGGCGGCCGACCTGCTCTCGGCGCTGAGCCAAGAGGAGCGAGACCTCATCGAGCCCGTCATAGCCTTGGGCTACCCCACCCGCAAAGCCATCCTCACCCTCCAGAAGACTGGGAAGCAAAGCTTGAGTCAG TTACTGAGCTACCTGGGTGCCTGCGACCGGCTGCTGAAGCAGGGCTACGAGGAAGGGCAGGTGGAGGAGGCCATGGAAATGTTCCAGTACTCGGAGAAAAAG gcGGCTGAATTCTTGCATTTGTTAGCTCAGTTCAACGATATGGGATTCcagcaaaatgaaatcaaagaaGTTCTTTTGCTCTGTGGGAATCAGAGGGAGAAGGCGCTGGAAGAGCTCGTGATGAAAGCCCAGTGA
- the UBAP1L gene encoding ubiquitin-associated protein 1-like isoform X1, with protein sequence MSYLDEVPFRMARSLDGDSGGENTLVTAPDIELPDCADILMSTMHDFSLERKVLYWVEVASQQQTSRHRVTSEVVPTAPPCWLLLVDPTDSYGGRARDGAVRRCISLSAADGSYGHTKGRGALSDTESETWHSEEDEYSEDDEYSSTSWEENDKDEKVSRRRNAGRGVPLRPAFYQTRPKTSPGLLEPPPENNSHCPASLDQSKQRRSMVIFNNMKNELEAARKKLAALVHPLNKAVGESREVPVPRPLPQRPHTSCSVTNGPATDASCLGTLVTAPPAAATSIPPIKQHKPTVPVRCFLLVTLVVESLSPYACLPPASTPARPLSSHRSQPDSAADLLSALSQEERDLIEPVIALGYPTRKAILTLQKTGKQSLSQYLTARCAASRFPRSLLVQMTPLWSRWAWSIRATRDAAGLTFQLGKLGAGPAHPSGGFVTELPGCLRPAAEAGLRGRAGGGGHGNVPVLGEKGG encoded by the exons ATGAGCTACCTGGACGAAGTTCCCTTCCGGATGGCCAGGAGCCTCGACGGGGACTCGGGGGGAGAAAACACTTTAGTCACCGCCCCGGACATCGAGCTCCCCGACTGTGCCGACATCCTCATGAGCACCATG CACGACTTCTCGCTGGAAAGAAAAGTGCTTTACTGGGTGGAGGTGGCCTCTCAGCAGCAAACCTCCCGGCACCGGGTCACCTCCGAAGTTGTCCCCACAGCTCCtccgtgctggctgctgctggtggacCCCACCGACAGCTACGGGGGGAGAGCGCGGGACGGTGCGGTGCGGCGCTGCATCAGCCTGAGTGCTGCCGACGGCAGCTACGGGCACACCAAGGGCAGAGGAGCCTTGTCCGACACCGAGAGCGAGACCTGGCACTCGGAGGAGGACGAGTACTCAGAGGATGACGAATACTCCTCGACCTCCTGGGAAGAGAACGACAAGGATGAAAAGGTCTCCAGGAGGAGAAATGCTGGGAGAGGTGTCCCTCTACGTCCTGCCTTTTACCAGACCAGACCAAAGACTTCGCCCGGCTTGCTGGAGCCCCCGCCGGAGAACAACAGCCACTGCCCGGCCAGCCTGGACCAGAGCAAGCAGAGAAGATCCATGGTGATATTTAACAACATGAAGAACGAGCTGGAAGCGGCCAGGAAGAAGCTGGCCGCTTTGGTGCATCCTTTGAACAAAGCCGTCGGGGAGAGCAGGGAGGTCCCGGTGCCACGGCCGCTCCCCCAGCGCCCCCACACCAGCTGCAGCGTCACCAACGGGCCAGCCACGGACGCGTCCTGCCTGGGGACATTGGTGACGGCTCCTCCGGCCGCGGCCACGTCCATCCCCCCGATCAAACAGCATAAGCCCACGGTGCCGGTGAGGTGTTTTCTTCTGGTAACCCTTGTCGTGGAG TCCCTCAGCCCCTACgcctgcctcccccctgcctccaCGCCTGCGCGACCTCTCAGTTCCCACAGATCCCAGCCGGATTCGGCGGCCGACCTGCTCTCGGCGCTGAGCCAAGAGGAGCGAGACCTCATCGAGCCCGTCATAGCCTTGGGCTACCCCACCCGCAAAGCCATCCTCACCCTCCAGAAGACTGGGAAGCAAAGCTTGAGTCAG TATCTCACAGCCCGCTGTGCTGCATCCCGATTCCCGAGGTCTCTGCTTGTCCAGATGACCCCTTTGTGGTCCAGGTGGGCTTGGAGCATCCGTGCCACGAGGGATGCTGCTGGTCTGACCTTCCAGCTTGGCAAGCTTGGGGCTGGACCTGCCCATCCCAGCGGAGGATTTG TTACTGAGCTACCTGGGTGCCTGCGACCGGCTGCTGAAGCAGGGCTACGAGGAAGGGCAGGTGGAGGAGGCCATGGAAATGTTCCAGTACTCGGAGAAAAAG gcGGCTGA
- the UBAP1L gene encoding ubiquitin-associated protein 1-like isoform X2, which produces MSYLDEVPFRMARSLDGDSGGENTLVTAPDIELPDCADILMSTMHDFSLERKVLYWVEVASQQQTSRHRVTSEVVPTAPPCWLLLVDPTDSYGGRARDGAVRRCISLSAADGSYGHTKGRGALSDTESETWHSEEDEYSEDDEYSSTSWEENDKDEKVSRRRNAGRGVPLRPAFYQTRPKTSPGLLEPPPENNSHCPASLDQSKQRRSMVIFNNMKNELEAARKKLAALVHPLNKAVGESREVPVPRPLPQRPHTSCSVTNGPATDASCLGTLVTAPPAAATSIPPIKQHKPTVPSLSPYACLPPASTPARPLSSHRSQPDSAADLLSALSQEERDLIEPVIALGYPTRKAILTLQKTGKQSLSQYLTARCAASRFPRSLLVQMTPLWSRWAWSIRATRDAAGLTFQLGKLGAGPAHPSGGFVTELPGCLRPAAEAGLRGRAGGGGHGNVPVLGEKGG; this is translated from the exons ATGAGCTACCTGGACGAAGTTCCCTTCCGGATGGCCAGGAGCCTCGACGGGGACTCGGGGGGAGAAAACACTTTAGTCACCGCCCCGGACATCGAGCTCCCCGACTGTGCCGACATCCTCATGAGCACCATG CACGACTTCTCGCTGGAAAGAAAAGTGCTTTACTGGGTGGAGGTGGCCTCTCAGCAGCAAACCTCCCGGCACCGGGTCACCTCCGAAGTTGTCCCCACAGCTCCtccgtgctggctgctgctggtggacCCCACCGACAGCTACGGGGGGAGAGCGCGGGACGGTGCGGTGCGGCGCTGCATCAGCCTGAGTGCTGCCGACGGCAGCTACGGGCACACCAAGGGCAGAGGAGCCTTGTCCGACACCGAGAGCGAGACCTGGCACTCGGAGGAGGACGAGTACTCAGAGGATGACGAATACTCCTCGACCTCCTGGGAAGAGAACGACAAGGATGAAAAGGTCTCCAGGAGGAGAAATGCTGGGAGAGGTGTCCCTCTACGTCCTGCCTTTTACCAGACCAGACCAAAGACTTCGCCCGGCTTGCTGGAGCCCCCGCCGGAGAACAACAGCCACTGCCCGGCCAGCCTGGACCAGAGCAAGCAGAGAAGATCCATGGTGATATTTAACAACATGAAGAACGAGCTGGAAGCGGCCAGGAAGAAGCTGGCCGCTTTGGTGCATCCTTTGAACAAAGCCGTCGGGGAGAGCAGGGAGGTCCCGGTGCCACGGCCGCTCCCCCAGCGCCCCCACACCAGCTGCAGCGTCACCAACGGGCCAGCCACGGACGCGTCCTGCCTGGGGACATTGGTGACGGCTCCTCCGGCCGCGGCCACGTCCATCCCCCCGATCAAACAGCATAAGCCCACGGTGCCG TCCCTCAGCCCCTACgcctgcctcccccctgcctccaCGCCTGCGCGACCTCTCAGTTCCCACAGATCCCAGCCGGATTCGGCGGCCGACCTGCTCTCGGCGCTGAGCCAAGAGGAGCGAGACCTCATCGAGCCCGTCATAGCCTTGGGCTACCCCACCCGCAAAGCCATCCTCACCCTCCAGAAGACTGGGAAGCAAAGCTTGAGTCAG TATCTCACAGCCCGCTGTGCTGCATCCCGATTCCCGAGGTCTCTGCTTGTCCAGATGACCCCTTTGTGGTCCAGGTGGGCTTGGAGCATCCGTGCCACGAGGGATGCTGCTGGTCTGACCTTCCAGCTTGGCAAGCTTGGGGCTGGACCTGCCCATCCCAGCGGAGGATTTG TTACTGAGCTACCTGGGTGCCTGCGACCGGCTGCTGAAGCAGGGCTACGAGGAAGGGCAGGTGGAGGAGGCCATGGAAATGTTCCAGTACTCGGAGAAAAAG gcGGCTGA
- the PDCD7 gene encoding programmed cell death protein 7 yields MAQPPPFAGRFPPPPPFRAFPPPAGPFPPPAAPFPGPAARPGPFAVAAAAPPPFLLPPLPPPPAGPEGDAGPRFAPGGGPFFPAAPPFPPRPVAEEEAAAAQRQQDELWLSQFLGRRRAAPPPPPPPAAASPSSARRLAVEALGRVARLAALCRALRRREAEGDEAGWAQAREEVEATRRELREIVRPLREPGYREALRRKAERARKRRLRLQRRKQEAKAAKEEEAARAAEREAKIDQWRAKCIQEVEEKNREQELKAAADSVLSEVRKKQADTKRMVDILRALEKLRKLRKEAAGRKGVCPPPSADEAFESQVESLKTLLKNRTELYEAEERALRVMLEGEQEEERKREMEKKQKKEREKLLQQKLEIDSKLFGDPDEFPLAHLLQPFREYYLQAEHSVAALIQIRHEWDQYLVPADHPEGSCIPPGWVLPSLPTNDTWATAVR; encoded by the exons ATGGCGCAGCCGCCGCCTTTCGCCGGCcgcttccccccgccgccgccgttccGGGCcttcccgccgccggcggggcccttcccgccgcccgctgcgcccttccccggccccgccgcccgcccggggcccttcgcagtggcggcggcggcgccccctcccttcctcctcccgccgctgccgccgccgccggccgggcctGAGGGCGACGCGGGGCCGCGCTTCGCACCGGGCGGCGGCCCCTTCTTCCCGGCGGCTCCTCCGTTCCCGCCGCGGCCCGTGgctgaggaggaggcggcggcggcgcagcggCAGCAGGACGAGCTGTGGCTGTCGCAGTTCCTGGGCCGGCgccgggccgcccccccgccgcctccgccgcccgccgccgccagccccagcagcgcccgGCGGCTGGCGGTGGAGGCGCTGGGGCGGGTGGCGCGGCTGGCCGCGCTCTGCCGGGCCctgcggcggcgggaggccgagGGGGACGAGGCGGGCTGGGCCCAGGCGCGGGAGGAGGTGGAGGCGACGCGGCGGGAGCTGCGGGAGATCGTGCGGCCGCTGAGGGAGCCCGGTTACCGGGAGGCGCTGCGGAGGAAGGCCGAgagggcgaggaagaggaggctgcggCTGCAGCGGAGGAAGCAAGAAGCCAAGGCGgccaaggaggaggaggcggcccgGGCCGCCGAGCGGGAGGCCAAGATCGATCAGTGGAGGGCCAAGTGCATccaggaggtggaggagaagaACCGG GAGCAAGAACTTAAGGCTGCTGCAGACAGTGTCTTGTCTGAAGTACGGAAGAAACAAGCAGACACAAAGAGGATGGTGGACATCCTGCGCGCATTAGAAAAGCTTCGGAAACTGAGAAAAGAGGCAGCTGGCAGGAAAG GTGTTTGTCCACCCCCCTCAGCAGACGAAGCATTTGAAAGTCAGGTGGAGAGTCTCAAAACGTTGCTCAAAAATCGCACTGAGCTGTATGAAGCTGAGGAGAGAGCGTTAAGAGTTATGTTGGAGggagaacaggaggaggaaaggaagagagaaatggaaaagaaacagaagaaggaaagggaaaaactacTACAGCAAAAACTTGAAATCGATTCCAAGCTCTTTGGGGATCCAG ATGAATTTCCTCTAGCCCATCTATTGCAGCCCTTCAGAGAATATTACTTACAGGCCGAGCATTCTGTAGCAGCTCTAATCCAGATCAG GCACGAATGGGATCAGTACTTGGTGCCAGCTGATCACCCCGAAGGAAGCTGCATCCCTCCAGGATGGGTTCTTCCGAGTCTCCCCACTAATGACACTTGGGCCACGGCTGTCAGATAA